The Sorex araneus isolate mSorAra2 chromosome X, mSorAra2.pri, whole genome shotgun sequence DNA segment ccatgctcagggcttactcctgactcagtgctcagggatcactgtgggAATTGGTCCcataacaaaaaaacccaaagatggGATATGCCCCAAAGTTAGATAGTTTAGGTATCAGAATGCAAAGGGTTTGCAAAATAAAACCAGGGTAGAGTAATATAGCAGAAAAAAAGTAGAACAAATGACAAATAGATGCCAGCCACAAAGAATACACCAGGGAAACATAGAATAAGactgtttagggtcttttagattATTGGATTATTGGGTTGGCCCAGGGGGCTCAGGATAGAGGGGCACCTTGAAATCATTGGTGAGCATCTTCAAATGTGGCTCGTAATTCCTGAGATTTACATGAAGACACCCCTCCTCCAACCCCTGGCATCTGACAGGCTCTGGAGCCAGTCAACTCTTATGAGACACAAGCAGGACCTGGTACCTAGCTAACCATGCATTCCTTCCCCATCCCAGACCTCCTTTCCATCCCTATAAATCCACCCTAAAACGCAGGTTGGGTGTGACTTCACTGATCTCTTCAGAGACCCGTGAACCTTCCCCGGGGGCGCTTCAGTAAACCCAGTTCAGCATAATTCACGCGGGTCTCTGCGTTTTCCTTCCATGAGCTCATTCCTGGACCTTTCAGGGACAACATGGGCAAAAACCAgaacaggaaactctcaggacTTCATGATTGAAGGTGCCTTCTGATCGCTGTGTAAAATACCTTGGCCTCTTCTTTTACCTATTGAATGTTGATGTGCTTACTATCTTTAATAATCCAACAAAGGCTCACCTGTTGGGAGCATGGTGGGGGTGGAGAAGCGCTATTGTAGGGAATAAATGGCCAGCTTGTGAGGTCACTGAAGGCTGCCTAGGGGATGGAAAGCTTGGACAGGTTTGCTTGTCTCATTATCTGTGACTGACCCCTGCTGGTCGAAGGTGCCAATTTAACTGGCATTagacatcacttctggtggggttcagggcaccttatgagatgcccgggatcaaccagggttgactgtgtcctgggcaagagccctacctgccatactatcaccCCAGTCTCCTGTAGTCaaattcttatgattttttttgccCAACTGTCTTCAAGTCTTGAACACTCACATTCTTAGCATAAAGAGAATAGTCATCTGCCCGGACACATGTATAATCCTTTTCTTTGAAATACAATCCCTCTCTTCGGGTTTGCAAAGGGTTCCTGGCAAAGCCATTCACCAGCTTTAGGATATCACAGGGCATCACCTGCAGAAGTGAAATAGATTAGAAATTGGCAAACCATGAAAGGTTGGACAAATCAGTCTGCTGCTCTTGTTGGACTGAAaattaaggggtgtgtgtgtgtgtgtgtgtgtgtgtgtgtgtgtgtgtgtgtgttttggggacacacctggtggtgctcagagattgattactcctggctttggaatcactcctggttgggttcaggggaccatatgtggttagGGAATTGTTATCGCTCTGGTcttgtatttatattattatttgagGCGAAAACAACTTCAAAGTAATTCTTTGGTATGTGAAACTGATAGAAAATTCAAATTTGTGTagtttaaaaatttcattatagTTGAAGCCgtgtgtttacaatagtgttgacattTGTGGTCTTGGTATGTATAGTTACttcacctccccaccaccaaacgCCGAGACCCTCATGCCCTTGTGTCTCATCCTGCCCACCTCCTCTAGTGTGGAGCTCTCAGTTTGTGTTCAGCACTCAGTCAGGTGTAAGTTGTTTGGTTGTCCTGGACACCTACAGTTTTATTGGAATACTGCCAGACCATTCTTTTATGTGTTGTCTAAGACTGCTTTCCCATCACAAGGGCTGAACAGAGGAGCTGTGTGAGAAAGCATATGGCCCAGAGGCCTAGAatatttacaggaaaaaaatgtgtttaaaacttgtatgctcaggggctagagtgataattacacttttttaaaaaaaatgtaactggcttggggccagagagatagaactaatggtagggcaactgccttgcacatggccaacctgggattTCATAAGGCATccaatatggtaccctgagttcTGCCGGGAAGggataaagccaagagtaacccctgagcatcagtgggtgtggccttaaaaaacAAACTCATGTGCCCTTGGGGATGAGAgacattacagtgggtagggcacttgctttgtacctgGCAGacccctgacatcccagatggtcttccttagcactgccaggagtgatgagtacagtgctcagagcaacctgtgagcaccattaggtgtagccccccccccaacccaccccaaccCAACCAAAAAAGCTGCAAGCCCTTCTTATGCTCAGGCTTATTTTTCCTTACATTAAACCCTGGTGATGAGACACAGAGGGTTTGGTCCTGGAGCCGGATGAGAGCTGCACTGTCCACATGCCTGGTTCCTAGGAGGGAATCTAACAGCAAATTCTGCAAATGGCTCATGCTCCCTCGGTTCGGAAAGAGGAACAGCAGCCCGAGAGATCTACTCCGAAGGCTTGCAGAGGCCTGTGAACAGAAACGTCCCTAAGACACTCTGGACAGTTTGACCATCAACAGTATCCTTCGCAAGATGGAGGGGGAAAGTAGAGGCCCATTACCTGATGCTCAGCACTACTCAGAGATGAATACAATTAGACAACTTGAAGTCGACCCAGAGCAGACTATGAAGTAAATCCCTAAAACTACAATCTCAAAATTTCTCTTTTCCCTGAGGGGgcggagtcacacccagaggctAGTCCAGCCCAGTGCCGAGGATGCAAGAACCACTCCTGGACATACTGGTGCCGGGCGGGGGCTGGAACCCAGTCCCCCCGCGCGCCAAGGAGGCGCGCTCAAGCCCTTGAGCAATCTCTAGCCCACAATCGCGTAAAAACCAAACCCAGAAACAACAAATACTATATCCGTGGTGTGCATCAGAATCACCTGGgattaaacaaaaccaaaaatccttCTGGGGTGGGAAAACCCCACGAAATGAAGAAAGCTGAACCGGAGCTGAGTTCTCTCATAACTTTCTGGCTGCCGTTAGGACACACTAGTCCGAGAACAGGGCGACCATTGAGAAGGTGCACGATTTAGTTCCGGGGTACTAAAAACACCTTTAAGGCACTTAATTAATCCATTCCTTCAAGGGTACAGAGGACAGACGCCCCCTCCCGCCACTCCCTAAGAGGGATTATAGGGGCATTCCCTGGAGTGGGACTGAAGGCGACAGCAGGGCCTGCTGGTCAGTCCCGTTGGCTGGGGGGACGCGCAGAAGGCACGGAGGACACGAGGAGGCAGCGCATCCCTGACCAGAGCGAAACGGCGCAGCCAGCCTAACCGCTCAGCTGAGGGCTCAGCGCGCTGAGGAGCCGCCCAACGACCGATTCAGCCTGGAAAGGCGGGGCGAGACGGCGACGTGCCAGCTATTGGCTGCTACGGCTGTCCATCACGTGGAGGCGGGGGCGGCACCTCCACAGCCGACCAATCCGCGCGGACATTTGGGTCCGACTCCGCCCTACGGGGGCCGCGAGGGCGCGGCTGTGCGCGACTCTCGGTCGCCCCGAGGAGCGCGGCCTGGCGGGGCTCCGCGTTCCCCGGGCGCTGCGTCCGCAGTCGCTAAGCGCGAACGTTCGCACGTTCCCAGGCGACGGGGCGCACTGGCGCGCCGCGGCCGACGACGACCCCGGGGCCGTGAGCGAGCGGGCCGGGCCCCGGCGCACCTCCAGCCGTGGGAGGGGAGCAGCCGAGGTGCCAGTAGCGCGCCGCGCGTCCCTCTCAGCGCCGGGCGGGGCCCGGGTCGCGCGCAGCCGAGTCGCTGACGGACGGGCGGGAACGGACGGCGCCGTGGGCGCTGTGGGTCGGCTGGCGCCGGCGGCTCCGAGAGCTCCTCCGGCCCGGGGAGGAGGGGCCTGGCCGCTCGGAGCTCGGCGACTAGCGCCCCGAAAGCCCGTTTCCTCCTTCCCGCAGGCACCCTGGGTGTAGCCCGAGAGTTGGAACTCGCCCTTCGCCGCCCGCGGTTGAAAAAACGGCACTGGCGACCCCTAGAGGCCAGGCGGGCCATTGCGGGCAATTCCGGGCACCCCCGGGACGgccaagggagggagggggaaacgCTCCCTGATTAAAGGGCAGGGCTAAAGCAGGAGCCCTCGGTGCAGGGCATGATGTGGGGGCTGGATGGCCAATCCCTGTCCAAATGCTCACAAGAATGGATTACTATTATTTGTCTAGGATTTGGCGgcacacccggcaacgctcagcacccaaaaaatcactcctggtggtgctggggtgcggGTTggcgggggcaggcggggcgAGGGTACCACATGAGATGCTCGGGATGAAGCCctagcaaggcaaacgccctactcggcCCCAGGCTGGGTTATTGAACAAGAGAAAAACAAGGTGATTGTGAATTGTTGCTTAATAAGCGATTTTCCCCCCTAAATAGACTTGCTAGGAGCTCTGTTATTACCGCAATGAAAAATTTAGACACGGTAACTAACAAACCTCAGAAGTCCAAGAGCTCAAAAGAATGCTTGGCCCCGCAGCCAGTGTCTTGGATAGAGGTATAACAGTTGGGCATTTGGAAGTTTCTGCTCCGTTGCATTGAGAAGTGGCCTGTGCATAATACATGCGCTGTACCTCTGCTTTTGAGTTCTTCGTGCTACTGGCTTTgcgtttgcttttttttttttttctagcttgaGGTGAAATCGTAGAACCCTGGTTATTCCTCCAGCCTGTTTTGCGGGGGGTGAGTGGGATAGGGTTAGGTGGGTGGGCTTCCAGAAATGTCTGGGAGTCAGGGAGTGATGCCCTTGCACTGCACGGTGCCGCTGGGAGCCACAAGGACCTCCTTGCTGGAGTCAGGGGTGGGTTCCACCCCTTTGAACTGTCTTCCCCAGACCTGGTTGAggtttcagtttgtttgttttttgtttttgagcacccaacagtgctcaggggttaatcctggctctgcactcagaaatcactcctggaaggctctgggggccatatgggatgctggggatagaaacagattgatcttgtgcaaggcaagcatcctattggCTGTatcttctctccagccccctgattgtCCTTTTCTAATGTAACAAAGTTAGAAGCTTTTTCTTGAAGTGTTGCCACAGCTGCTTTACCTCCAAATTGCATtggctgtgatttattttttattgtattttttctaaGTTTTAGGAAGATCTCTCATTGATGTGCAATAAAATGCCTGTGTTTAAAATGTACAGCTTGATCTGTTATGACATGTATAACACATGAAATTTATCACCAGTCAAGAGAATGAACACAGTTCACTACTCCGATTTCTTCTGTGTCCCTTTATAATCTGTGTCCAATTGTTTCCAAGGTATTATTTCTACCAGCAGTATATGAGAATAGCAGGTCTTCACAtttggtatgatttttttttttcttagtgtatGTGTAGTCTTTTAATTTGAGGCGTTCTGACAGATGCATAGTGGCATCTTTTATTAGTTAAAAATTGTTGTAAAGCCCTGTGTTGCTTAGGACCTATGCAGGATGGGAATGAGTTAGGGCCTAGAACATTCTAGACAtatgctctaccatttgagctatATCTGTCTTGTCACAGTGAATAGAAACTTTTGTTGCcctgaacatttttgtttgtttttgagcaacaggtggctgtgctcaggacttactcctggctctgctcagggtgcggCTCAGGAGACCGTCTGGGTGCAGGAGAATAGAACTAGGTGGGCCgctgggccacatgcaaaacaagtattGACCCACTCATGCCTTTCTGTGATGGTGCGaagactcaaacctgggtcttacacatgcaaagcattcacaCTGTGGCTGAACAATCCCTTGCATCCTTGCTTTCAGTTTGCAGTTCTGTAGTGACTGATGTTGAACATCGGTTCATGTCTTATTTGCCATTTAATAAATCTTACCTGGTGAAGGGTTTGTTTAGATATTCTGCCCATATCTTAGTTGAGTCGGTTTGTAATTTTGTTGTCAAGCTTTTATTACTGAGATATAATTtatgtagtt contains these protein-coding regions:
- the PFN4 gene encoding profilin-4, which produces MSHLQNLLLDSLLGTRHVDSAALIRLQDQTLCVSSPGFNVMPCDILKLVNGFARNPLQTRREGLYFKEKDYTCVRADDYSLYAKNVNSGVIVVKTHLYLVVSTYTKGMYPSVCVEATEKLGDYLRRKRS